One Halovivax ruber XH-70 genomic region harbors:
- a CDS encoding 30S ribosomal protein S19e — protein sequence MATMYDVPADALIEAVAADLDDELDEPDWAPFAKSGVSNELPPEQEDFWATRAASLLRKVADTGPVGVERLSTAYGGSKRGSTRYRVAPDKRADGSKNLIRTILQQLEDAGYVETAEGEGRRITAEGRSLLDETAGNVLSDLDRPELERYA from the coding sequence ATGGCTACGATGTACGACGTCCCGGCGGACGCCCTCATCGAGGCGGTCGCCGCGGACCTCGACGACGAACTGGACGAACCCGACTGGGCACCGTTCGCCAAGAGCGGTGTCAGTAACGAACTCCCCCCGGAACAGGAAGACTTCTGGGCCACCCGCGCGGCCAGCCTCCTGCGCAAGGTCGCCGACACCGGCCCCGTCGGTGTCGAGCGTCTCTCGACGGCCTACGGCGGCTCCAAGCGCGGCTCGACCCGCTACCGCGTCGCACCCGACAAGCGCGCCGACGGCTCGAAGAACCTCATCCGGACGATCCTCCAGCAGCTAGAGGACGCCGGCTACGTCGAGACCGCCGAGGGCGAGGGACGCCGCATCACCGCCGAGGGCCGCAGCCTCCTCGACGAGACTGCCGGCAACGTCCTCTCGGACCTCGATCGACCGGAACTCGAGCGCTACGCGTAA
- a CDS encoding site-2 protease family protein translates to MAAESPTDGPPLEAIESVFAVTEIHRSADKLVYVGQPRVSPAAVTQELWPTFHDAGYELELRGARGRTALVAEPQSLGVDGIPWKHIGLFVATVLSTLFAGTFWYHIDPFAEPAALLQAWPFSAAILFVLGVHEMGHYVASRYHRVQASLPYFIPIPTLIGTLGAVIKMNGRMPSRKALFDIGVAGPLAGLVATIGVTTVGLHMEPIHAPAAVVQSPDAVQLHLGFPLLLEGLAALFGQPLYRGDPTTMVNPVVIGGWVGMFVTLLNLIPVGQLDGGHILRAMIGPDQETVGALVPAALLGLAGYLYFLTDHTGQAASVWILWAVLTTLLAIAGPAKPFVEERLDSRRRVLGALTFGLGALCFTPVPIEIVG, encoded by the coding sequence ATGGCAGCCGAGTCGCCGACCGACGGACCGCCGCTCGAAGCGATCGAGTCGGTGTTCGCCGTGACCGAAATCCACCGGTCAGCCGATAAACTGGTCTACGTCGGCCAGCCGCGCGTCTCGCCCGCCGCCGTGACGCAAGAGCTGTGGCCGACCTTCCACGACGCCGGGTACGAGCTCGAACTGCGCGGCGCCCGCGGGCGCACCGCGCTCGTCGCCGAACCCCAGTCGCTCGGCGTCGACGGGATTCCGTGGAAACACATCGGCCTGTTCGTCGCGACAGTGCTCTCGACGCTGTTCGCCGGGACGTTCTGGTACCACATCGACCCGTTCGCCGAGCCCGCGGCGCTCCTCCAGGCGTGGCCGTTCTCCGCGGCGATCCTGTTCGTCCTCGGCGTCCACGAGATGGGCCACTACGTCGCGAGTCGCTACCACCGCGTCCAGGCCTCGCTCCCGTACTTCATCCCGATTCCAACGCTGATCGGGACGCTGGGCGCCGTGATCAAGATGAACGGCCGGATGCCGAGCCGGAAAGCGCTGTTCGACATCGGCGTCGCGGGCCCACTCGCCGGACTCGTCGCCACGATCGGCGTGACGACCGTCGGACTGCACATGGAGCCGATCCACGCGCCCGCGGCGGTGGTCCAGAGCCCCGACGCCGTCCAGTTGCATCTGGGCTTCCCGCTCCTGCTAGAGGGGCTCGCCGCGCTCTTCGGCCAGCCGCTGTACCGGGGCGATCCGACGACGATGGTGAACCCGGTCGTCATCGGCGGCTGGGTCGGGATGTTCGTCACGCTCCTCAATCTCATCCCCGTCGGCCAGTTGGACGGCGGGCACATCCTCCGGGCGATGATCGGCCCCGATCAGGAGACCGTCGGCGCGCTCGTCCCCGCAGCCTTGCTCGGACTCGCCGGCTACCTCTACTTCCTCACCGATCACACCGGGCAGGCGGCCTCCGTCTGGATCCTCTGGGCTGTCCTGACGACGCTACTCGCGATCGCCGGTCCCGCGAAACCGTTCGTGGAGGAACGCCTCGACTCACGTCGACGAGTGCTGGGTGCGCTCACCTTCGGGCTGGGTGCGCTGTGTTTCACGCCCGTACCGATCGAGATCGTCGGGTAG
- a CDS encoding DNA-binding protein gives MSNADDEIDELRRERMEELKERADSQGGNAEAQQAAQQQAEAQKKAVLRQHLTDDARKRLNTVKMSKEQFGEQVERQVVALARSGRIQGKIDDEKMKQLLTELKPEKKSFDIRRR, from the coding sequence ATGAGCAACGCGGACGACGAGATCGACGAACTACGGCGCGAGCGCATGGAGGAGTTGAAAGAGCGGGCCGATTCACAGGGTGGCAACGCCGAGGCCCAGCAGGCCGCCCAGCAACAGGCCGAGGCCCAGAAGAAGGCCGTCCTGCGTCAGCACCTGACCGACGACGCCAGAAAGCGTCTGAACACGGTCAAGATGAGCAAAGAGCAGTTCGGCGAACAGGTCGAACGCCAGGTCGTGGCGCTGGCCCGGAGCGGGCGCATCCAGGGCAAGATCGACGACGAGAAGATGAAACAACTGCTGACCGAACTGAAGCCCGAGAAAAAGAGCTTCGACATCCGCCGACGCTAA
- the thiL gene encoding thiamine-phosphate kinase, with protein MDERAALTLLGDELAHAGDDAAVVDGQVLTTDMLHETTDFPEGTTRYTAGWRAVGASLSDVAAMGAEATAAVAVYAAPTFDDEALLAFVDGAQDVCERVGARYVGGDLDHHAEFTVATTALGRVPETDGAAERQTAPPVRRSGARPGDVVCVTGTLGRSAAALELFDRGAIERANDLFRFVPRIDAGVALAPHASAMMDSSDGLARSLHQLADASDCGFAIESATVPVDDAVSAAYADESDAAILETALTFGEDFELVFTVAPDALESVRAAVPVDVTVLGEVVESGVTIDGQALPDAGYDHGA; from the coding sequence ATGGACGAGCGCGCGGCACTCACCCTTCTGGGGGACGAACTCGCCCACGCGGGCGACGACGCGGCCGTCGTCGACGGCCAGGTGCTGACGACGGACATGCTCCACGAGACGACGGACTTCCCCGAGGGGACGACCCGGTACACCGCCGGGTGGCGGGCGGTCGGCGCCTCGCTGTCCGACGTGGCCGCGATGGGTGCCGAGGCGACGGCCGCCGTCGCCGTCTACGCCGCGCCCACGTTCGACGACGAAGCCCTCCTCGCGTTCGTCGATGGCGCCCAGGACGTCTGTGAGCGTGTCGGTGCACGGTACGTCGGCGGCGACCTCGACCACCACGCGGAGTTCACGGTCGCCACGACCGCCCTCGGTCGCGTCCCGGAAACGGATGGCGCAGCCGAGAGGCAGACTGCTCCCCCCGTTCGTCGCAGCGGTGCCCGTCCCGGCGATGTCGTCTGTGTCACCGGCACGCTCGGTCGGAGCGCCGCCGCCCTCGAACTGTTCGACCGGGGCGCGATCGAGCGGGCGAACGACCTGTTCCGCTTCGTCCCCCGGATCGACGCCGGCGTGGCGCTTGCCCCGCACGCGAGCGCGATGATGGATTCGAGCGACGGCCTGGCGCGATCGCTCCACCAGCTCGCCGACGCCTCGGACTGCGGGTTCGCCATCGAGTCCGCCACTGTGCCGGTCGACGACGCCGTGTCGGCCGCCTACGCGGACGAATCGGACGCTGCAATTCTCGAGACGGCCCTCACGTTCGGTGAGGACTTCGAACTCGTCTTCACCGTCGCTCCGGACGCGCTCGAATCGGTGCGAGCGGCGGTCCCCGTCGACGTGACGGTACTCGGCGAGGTCGTCGAGTCCGGCGTGACGATCGACGGCCAGGCCCTTCCCGACGCCGGGTACGATCACGGGGCGTGA
- a CDS encoding DUF7411 family protein — protein MQLGLLYSGGKDSTLAALLLENFYDVTLATAHFGITDDWQHAERAATELDLPFRRIELDDAVAHDAAERIREDGFPRNGIQHVHQEALEALAAADDFDAIADGTRRDDRVPTVSRAQAQSLEDRHDVDYVAPLSGFGRGAVDRLVDSTLDVTVGPSEEIPRADYEAELRAVIAEESGQEAVAECFPDHDQTHVTGRR, from the coding sequence ATGCAACTGGGACTGTTGTACAGCGGCGGCAAGGACTCGACGCTCGCGGCGTTGCTCCTCGAAAACTTCTACGACGTCACCCTGGCGACCGCACACTTCGGCATCACCGACGACTGGCAACACGCCGAACGCGCCGCCACCGAACTCGACCTGCCGTTCCGCCGGATCGAACTCGACGACGCGGTGGCTCACGACGCCGCCGAACGCATCCGCGAGGACGGCTTCCCCCGAAACGGCATCCAGCACGTCCACCAGGAAGCGCTGGAGGCGCTGGCAGCCGCCGACGACTTCGACGCCATCGCCGACGGCACCCGACGCGACGACCGCGTCCCGACGGTCTCGCGCGCCCAGGCACAGAGCCTCGAAGATCGCCACGACGTCGACTACGTCGCCCCGCTGTCGGGCTTCGGCCGCGGCGCGGTCGACCGCCTCGTCGACTCGACACTCGACGTCACCGTCGGCCCGAGCGAGGAGATCCCACGCGCGGACTACGAGGCCGAACTGCGGGCCGTGATCGCCGAGGAGAGCGGCCAGGAGGCCGTCGCCGAGTGCTTCCCGGATCACGACCAGACGCACGTAACCGGGCGGCGGTAG